The Pukyongia salina genome segment CCACTCAAGCTCAACAAAAACAGATCACATTAGAAGAAATATGGGGCGGTACCTTTCGCTCCGAACGCATGGATGTATTGCGTTCTCTGGCTAATGGAAAAGAATATGCCGTGCTGGATTACAACAGATCTCAAAGTGCTTCCACGGTCGATGTGTATGATTATGCCAGCGGCAAGAAAGTGCGAACCCTTGTTAACTCCAACGATCTTGATGGGATTAACTATATCATTTCTTACGAATTCAGTAATGATGAATCCAAGTTACTTCTCGCTACTCAATTAAAACAGATCTATAGAAGATCCTCCCTGGGGACTTACTATGTGTACGATCTCACTACAAAAGAACTTACTCTGGTTTCCGAAAAGCAAATTCAGGAGCCAACCTTTAGCCCGGACGGAAGTAAGATAGCCTATGGTAATAACAATAATCTTTATGTAAAGGATCTGATTAGCGGGGTAGAAAAGCAGATCACTACAGACGGAAAGAAGAACAGTATCATTAACGGGATCACAGACTGGGTTTACGAAGAGGAATTCGCATTTGTACGTGCTTTCGATTGGAGTAAGGACGGTAAACGGCTTGCTTACATTCGTTTCGATGAGACCAATGTTCCGCGTTTTTCAATGGATGTATATGGGGAAGGGCTGTATCCTACACAGCAGGTTTTCAAGTACCCAAAAGCGGGCGATCCAAATGCAGAAGTTTCGCTTCATCTCTACCAATTGGACTCCGGACAAACGTCGCAAGTAGATCTATCGGGTTATAATAGTTACTACATTCCACGCATTAACTGGACCAACGATCCGGATATCTTAAGTGTTCGATTAACGAACCGCCACCAAAACGTGGTGGATCTCGTATTTGTAAACGCTGCTACAAATACTTCAAAATTAATTCTACAGGAGACAGACGACGCCTATGTGGATATCACAGACGACCTTACCTTCCTAAACGACAACAGCTTTATCTGGACCAGTGAGAAAAGTGGCTGGAATCATATTTATCACTACGATCGCGATGGGAAACTTATTAACCAGGTAACCGATGGAGAATGGGAGGTAACCAATTATTATGGCTTCGACCCCAATACCGGTAGGATCTATTATCAGAGTTCGGAGGATGGAAGTATTAATCGCGGGGTGTATTCCATCACCCAAACAGGAAAGAATAAAATAAAACTTTCGGATAAAACAGGAAATAACAGCGCTTCTTTTAGTGCAGATTATTCTTATTTCATCAACACCTTTTCAGACACAGAAACGCCGCACGTCTTCACCCTTCACCAGGCGAAGAACGGAAAGAAGATACGTGAGATCAAAAATAATAATGCGTTAAAACAAAAAGTTGAGCAGTATGTTACTTCCCCCAAGGAATTCTCAACTATTCGAATCAACGGTGAAGATCTCAATATGTACATGATCAAGCCTAAGGATTTCGATCCGAACAAGAAATACCCCATGTTTATGTACCAGTATTCCGGACCCGGATCCCAGAATGTAGTAAATCGCTGGGGTGGTGCCAACGATTATTGGCACCAGATGCTGGCGCAACAAGGTTATATCATTGTTTGCGTAGATGGTCGAGGGACGGGCCTCAAAGGACGAGATTTCAAAAAGATGACACAAAAAGAGCTGGGTAAATACGAGGTTGAAGATCAGGTAGCGGCAGCTCGGAAACTAGGCGAATTACCGTATATAGATGCAGACCGGATCGGGATCTGGGGATGGAGTTATGGCGGATTCATGTCTGCCAATTGTTTATTCCAGGCACCGGAGACATTTTCGATGGCGATTGCAGTTGCACCAGTGACCAGCTGGAGGTTCTATGATACTATTTATACAGAGCGCTATATGCAGACCCCACAGGAGAATCCTTCCGGTTACGATAACAATTCACCCATTACTCATGTGGACAACCTTCAGGGAGATTTTCTGCTTGTACACGGAAGTGCAGATGATAATGTGCATGTTCAAAACACCATGCGACTGGTAGAAGCACTTGTTCAGGCCGATAAGAATTTCGAATGGATGATTTATCCGGATAAGAATCATGGGATCTATGGTGGAAACACTCGCCTGCATCTCTACAAGAACATGACGCGGTTTATCAATGAATCTCTGGGTAAGCCAAAATCTGAAAATCTAATTCAGATAAAAAACTAACATAAAAGCAACTAATTTATAACTAACTCTTTCAAATATGTCAAATAGTATGCAGCATAAACAAAAAGAACTATTCGGACACCCGGTAGGTCTGTATGTATTATTCTTTACCGAAATGTGGGAGCGATTCTCATATTACGGGATGCGAGCAATTTTGGTACTTTACCTGGTTGCGGAAACTGTAGGTGATAATGCGGGTCTGGGATGGTCTAATGCAGAAGCCTTAGCCTTGTACGGATGGTATACCATGCTGGTTTATGTAGCATCTATACCCGGAGGATGGATAGCCGATAAATTTCTGGGACAGAAAAAATCTGTGTTATATGGAGGAATACTACTGGTTGCAGGACATAGTATCCTTGCAGTGGAAGAGATGTGGGCCTTTTATTCTGGTCTTGGTTTGATCATCGCAGGAGTAGGTATGCTGAAGCCCAATATCTCCACTATGGTGGGAGGATTATATAAGCAGGGTGATATAAGAAGAGATAAAGGTTTTACCATATTTTATATAGGAATAAATATTGGTGCATTTTTATCGAGTTTAATAGTGGGATATGTAGGGGAAGTTTATGGCTGGCATTATGGATTTGGTTTAGCGGGAATTGGAATGGCACTTGGATTAATTCAATATCTGGCAGGTCAGAAACATTTGCGCTATGTAGGGAATTACCTGGGGCAATCCAAAGATGAAGAAGAAAAGGCGGCTATGAAACGTCCATTGACCAAGGTAGAAAAAGACAGGATCATTGTACTGTTTATTTCCTTCCTTCTTGTAATTGTATTCTGGGGAGCCTTTGAACAGGCCGGAGGACTCATGAATATATATGCAAAAGAAAACACCAACAGAATGTTACTTGGATGGGAAATCCCTGCTTCCTGGTTCCAATCACTAAACGCCATGTTCATTATTTTCCTGGGTACGACTGTTGCGGCTTACTGGGCCCGAAGAAAATTAAAAGGTAAGATCTCTACTTCCTTATTTAAAATGATCTTAGGACTGATCATTATGGGAACCGGTTTCTTCTTTATGTCTGCGGCATCGGCACAATTCGAAAGTACAGGTGCTTCGGCTATGTATTGGCTGGTATTAGCCTATTTATTTCACACGATCGGCGAATTATGTATCTCGCCTGTGGCATTATCTTATATCACAAAACTGGCTCCACTTAAGTACGCTTCCATTATGATGGGTGTGTATTTTGCTATGACAGGTTTTGGTAACAAATTAGCCGGTTTACTTGGAGAGTCCGCTTCAAACTTTGGGGAGTTTACTGTATTTACTGGGATAGCAGTTTTCTGTGTGATCTTTGGGGTCTTGGTGCTGATCTTCAGAAAGAAGTTGGAACATCTTACTCATGGTGCAGAAGACAATGAACGAGAAATGAATACAGATGAAACCGAAGGTTTCGAACTAGCAGATCACGATTAAAAAGAAATAAAGACACTATGAACTCAAATACAGAGAATTTCTTTAAAGACAAAGTACTGGGACATCCCGCCGGCTTGTTCGTACTCTTTTTTACCGAAATGTGGGAGCGGTTTTCCTACTATGGGATGCGCGCCATCCTGGTTATCTTCTTAACCGGAGCCATCATTGGAGATAACCCAGGCTGGGCTTGGTCTACCGAAGCTGCACTTTCTTTATTAGGGACTTACGCCATGTTCGTATATCTCACCCCAATTCTGGGAGGGTGGTTGGCCGATAATAAGATAGGTTACCGAATGGCTGTTGTTATCGGTGCGTTATTAATGACTATTGGACACGCTTCTATGGCGGTTGAAACACCTACTTTTCTCTATATAGGTATTACATTCCTTATCCTTGGTAATGGAATGTTTAAGCCAAATATGACGGCTATTATTTCGAAGATGTATGAAGGCCATGACGAAAAGAAAGACGGTGCCTATAATATCTTTTATATGGGTGTTAATGCGGGTGCGTTCATCGGGATCATGCTTTGCGGATGGGTTGGAGAAAAAGTGGGTTGGAGCTACGGTTTTGGATTGGCTGGTATTTTCATGTTGTTAGGAATGCTTCAGTTTGTTTTTGCACAACGACTTTTTGGATCTGTGGGAGATGTTCCGAAGAAAAAAACGGGAGAGGTGGTGAAGGAAATAGTTATGGATGGGGATGAAGAGGTTACTGTAAAGCGCAATCCATTTACACTACTTGATTTTACCTTGATAGGAATATTCGTCGTTTCAGCTTTGGTTTTTATATTCAATGATCCAATGAGTAAGATTGGGGAGATCAAAACATTGAATTTTGATATTCTGGGATTACCCGATTCGTTATTCTTTGCCTTACTGGCTGCGGTTTCGTTCGTGTTACTATTAGTAATACGATTGAGTAGGTATGTAAGGTTAGAACGAGATAGGATGATAGCATTTACTATCTTCTGTATCTTTACAATATTCTTTTGGGCCGCCTTTGAACAAGCGGCAGGTTCACTCCCTATTTACACACGCGATTTTACCAACCGAATATTGGAAGGTAATGCAGCTATGGGCTTTAAGATCGTAGATTTGATCGTTACAGTAGTTCCACTTTTAATCATCACCTATGTGCTGCTAAGCCTGTTTAGAAAAACGTTTAATCGCATTGGTTTATCGAACGTGATCCTGGGGATAAGTTTTATTATCGTTTGGGCGATTGTAATTTTTAAATTATATACCGAATTCCAATCTACAGAAACCGAAGTACCGGTAACCTGGTTCGCTATACTTAATTCTCTGTTCATTATCATGTTCGCACCTTTATTTACGAAATGGTGGGATAGTAAGTATAATCCGCCGGCATCGGTAAAATACTTCCTGGGACTCGCCCTATTAGGCCTTGGTTTTGCCTTTTTGGCTTTTGGTGCAAGACACGTACCTGCTGGCGCAGATAGTGCCAGTTTAAGCATGGCATGGCTCGTATTTGCGTATTTGTTCCATACCCTTGGAGAACTCTGTCTATCACCCATGGGACTATCTTATCTCAGTAAGTTGATCCCGGCCAGGATGATCGCGTTTATGTTTGGGGTATACTACCTGGCAATCGCCATTGGAAACAAACTTGCTCATTACGTAGGTGGGGACATTGAGAAGATCGCACAGGAGTACAGTCTGTCAACGTTCTTCCTCATATTCACCTTTATTCCTATTGGGCTCGGGCTTGTATCGCTAATGCTGCATCCTTTACTAAAGAGGCTCATGCACGGCGTACATTAATAAACAATACTTTTCACAAAAAAACGTTCCATTATTTGGAACGTTTTTTGTTGCTGTTAGCTTAGAATTAATTTATTTAGAATGAAACACTTTATACTATTAGTAGCCTTATTGATCGTTGGTACGGTGTCGGCCCAGGAGATCAATTGGATGACCATGAACGAAGCCCTGGAGGCGCAGAGCAAGAATCCTAAGAAAATCCTAATGGATGTTTATACCACCTGG includes the following:
- a CDS encoding S9 family peptidase; translation: MNRIFSIPILTLFLVVSFSTQAQQKQITLEEIWGGTFRSERMDVLRSLANGKEYAVLDYNRSQSASTVDVYDYASGKKVRTLVNSNDLDGINYIISYEFSNDESKLLLATQLKQIYRRSSLGTYYVYDLTTKELTLVSEKQIQEPTFSPDGSKIAYGNNNNLYVKDLISGVEKQITTDGKKNSIINGITDWVYEEEFAFVRAFDWSKDGKRLAYIRFDETNVPRFSMDVYGEGLYPTQQVFKYPKAGDPNAEVSLHLYQLDSGQTSQVDLSGYNSYYIPRINWTNDPDILSVRLTNRHQNVVDLVFVNAATNTSKLILQETDDAYVDITDDLTFLNDNSFIWTSEKSGWNHIYHYDRDGKLINQVTDGEWEVTNYYGFDPNTGRIYYQSSEDGSINRGVYSITQTGKNKIKLSDKTGNNSASFSADYSYFINTFSDTETPHVFTLHQAKNGKKIREIKNNNALKQKVEQYVTSPKEFSTIRINGEDLNMYMIKPKDFDPNKKYPMFMYQYSGPGSQNVVNRWGGANDYWHQMLAQQGYIIVCVDGRGTGLKGRDFKKMTQKELGKYEVEDQVAAARKLGELPYIDADRIGIWGWSYGGFMSANCLFQAPETFSMAIAVAPVTSWRFYDTIYTERYMQTPQENPSGYDNNSPITHVDNLQGDFLLVHGSADDNVHVQNTMRLVEALVQADKNFEWMIYPDKNHGIYGGNTRLHLYKNMTRFINESLGKPKSENLIQIKN
- a CDS encoding peptide MFS transporter encodes the protein MSNSMQHKQKELFGHPVGLYVLFFTEMWERFSYYGMRAILVLYLVAETVGDNAGLGWSNAEALALYGWYTMLVYVASIPGGWIADKFLGQKKSVLYGGILLVAGHSILAVEEMWAFYSGLGLIIAGVGMLKPNISTMVGGLYKQGDIRRDKGFTIFYIGINIGAFLSSLIVGYVGEVYGWHYGFGLAGIGMALGLIQYLAGQKHLRYVGNYLGQSKDEEEKAAMKRPLTKVEKDRIIVLFISFLLVIVFWGAFEQAGGLMNIYAKENTNRMLLGWEIPASWFQSLNAMFIIFLGTTVAAYWARRKLKGKISTSLFKMILGLIIMGTGFFFMSAASAQFESTGASAMYWLVLAYLFHTIGELCISPVALSYITKLAPLKYASIMMGVYFAMTGFGNKLAGLLGESASNFGEFTVFTGIAVFCVIFGVLVLIFRKKLEHLTHGAEDNEREMNTDETEGFELADHD
- a CDS encoding peptide MFS transporter gives rise to the protein MNSNTENFFKDKVLGHPAGLFVLFFTEMWERFSYYGMRAILVIFLTGAIIGDNPGWAWSTEAALSLLGTYAMFVYLTPILGGWLADNKIGYRMAVVIGALLMTIGHASMAVETPTFLYIGITFLILGNGMFKPNMTAIISKMYEGHDEKKDGAYNIFYMGVNAGAFIGIMLCGWVGEKVGWSYGFGLAGIFMLLGMLQFVFAQRLFGSVGDVPKKKTGEVVKEIVMDGDEEVTVKRNPFTLLDFTLIGIFVVSALVFIFNDPMSKIGEIKTLNFDILGLPDSLFFALLAAVSFVLLLVIRLSRYVRLERDRMIAFTIFCIFTIFFWAAFEQAAGSLPIYTRDFTNRILEGNAAMGFKIVDLIVTVVPLLIITYVLLSLFRKTFNRIGLSNVILGISFIIVWAIVIFKLYTEFQSTETEVPVTWFAILNSLFIIMFAPLFTKWWDSKYNPPASVKYFLGLALLGLGFAFLAFGARHVPAGADSASLSMAWLVFAYLFHTLGELCLSPMGLSYLSKLIPARMIAFMFGVYYLAIAIGNKLAHYVGGDIEKIAQEYSLSTFFLIFTFIPIGLGLVSLMLHPLLKRLMHGVH